From Streptomyces sp. TLI_105, the proteins below share one genomic window:
- a CDS encoding MarR family winged helix-turn-helix transcriptional regulator — MGLLTGSATDQAPANPAATDDMLATQPVGYWCGLTQTAVTRHLRDAMARIDVTQSQYWVLNRVNGGPAAPSREEVVAQLTHLADGPHEIARVVDQLLHRAWLRIDDGQRLHLTDAGEAARARLRELATEVRAVVHQGISDEEYVAALKVLRRMVANVEGDGAPGNPS; from the coding sequence ATGGGATTACTGACTGGATCCGCCACCGACCAGGCGCCGGCGAACCCGGCCGCCACCGATGACATGCTGGCCACTCAGCCGGTCGGCTACTGGTGCGGCCTGACCCAGACGGCCGTCACCCGGCATCTGCGTGACGCCATGGCCAGGATCGACGTCACGCAGTCGCAGTACTGGGTGCTCAACCGCGTGAACGGCGGCCCCGCGGCGCCGAGCCGCGAGGAGGTCGTCGCGCAGCTGACGCACCTCGCCGACGGACCCCACGAGATCGCCAGGGTCGTCGACCAGCTGCTCCACCGCGCATGGCTCCGGATCGACGACGGGCAGCGCCTGCACCTCACGGATGCCGGCGAGGCCGCCAGAGCACGGCTCCGCGAGCTGGCGACCGAGGTACGCGCCGTGGTCCACCAGGGCATCAGCGACGAGGAGTACGTGGCCGCGCTCAAGGTACTGCGCAGGATGGTGGCCAACGTCGAGGGCGACGGGGCTCCCGGCAACCCGTCCTGA
- a CDS encoding DM13 domain-containing protein: MGRVTRKQRWGAVVVAVLAVAGLSWFKPWALWVDETVNEALPSASATPNRPATGEPSSASATPAPPGPVTVAQGSFVSHEHATTGTVKIVRLADGTHTLRLEGLDTSNGPDLRVWLSDAPVEEGKDGWGVFDDGKYVDLAKLKGNKGDQNYPLPADVDWSTYPSVSIWCDRFDVSFGAAALVRT, encoded by the coding sequence GTGGGGCGCGTCACGAGGAAACAGCGGTGGGGCGCGGTGGTGGTTGCGGTGCTGGCGGTGGCCGGGCTGTCGTGGTTCAAGCCCTGGGCGCTGTGGGTGGACGAGACGGTGAACGAGGCGCTGCCTTCCGCGAGCGCGACTCCGAACAGGCCGGCGACGGGTGAGCCCTCCTCCGCGTCGGCCACTCCCGCACCGCCCGGCCCGGTCACCGTCGCGCAAGGCAGTTTCGTCAGTCACGAGCACGCCACGACCGGCACGGTGAAGATCGTCCGGCTCGCGGACGGCACCCACACGCTCCGGCTCGAGGGCCTGGACACGAGCAACGGCCCGGACCTGCGCGTCTGGCTGAGCGACGCGCCCGTGGAGGAGGGCAAGGACGGCTGGGGCGTGTTCGACGACGGGAAATACGTCGACCTCGCCAAGCTGAAGGGCAACAAGGGCGACCAGAACTACCCGCTGCCCGCTGACGTCGACTGGTCGACGTACCCGAGCGTCAGCATCTGGTGCGACCGGTTCGACGTCTCCTTCGGCGCTGCGGCGCTCGTTCGCACCTGA
- a CDS encoding sensor histidine kinase KdpD, whose protein sequence is MKDVLLIAGFALAGAVCAGLAGALVLRLVRHRSVAVSLTVVAAVTVTAMLAGTLAVAQAMFLSAHDLWVVTVVVAMAALVSLGTALVLGRWVVARSRALARAARDFGDGGSFSAPDGAATAELAALSRELAVTSAKLDVSRRRERALETSRRELVAWISHDLRTPLAGLRAMAEALEDGMAADPARYHRQMRTEVERLTAMVTDLFELSRIHAGALTLSPSRMSVYDLVDDALSGADPVAREHGVRLVGEEVAAIPVEVDGREMARVLANLLVNAIRHTPADGTVAVAAERREDAVVLSVTDGCGGIPDKDLTRVFDTGWRGTEARTPPAGAGLGLAIVRGIVEAHAGRAEVRNVPGGCRFEVTLPAAG, encoded by the coding sequence ATGAAGGACGTTCTGCTGATCGCCGGATTCGCCCTGGCGGGAGCCGTCTGCGCCGGTCTCGCCGGGGCGCTCGTCCTCCGTCTCGTACGACATCGTTCGGTCGCGGTCTCCCTGACGGTGGTGGCGGCCGTCACGGTGACGGCGATGCTCGCCGGGACGCTCGCGGTCGCGCAGGCCATGTTCCTGTCCGCGCACGACCTGTGGGTGGTGACCGTCGTCGTCGCGATGGCGGCCCTCGTCTCGCTCGGCACCGCCCTGGTCCTGGGCCGCTGGGTGGTGGCCCGCAGCCGGGCACTCGCCCGCGCGGCGCGCGACTTCGGCGACGGCGGCAGCTTCTCCGCCCCCGACGGCGCCGCCACCGCCGAACTCGCCGCGCTCAGCCGTGAACTGGCGGTCACCAGCGCCAAGCTCGACGTGTCCCGGCGCCGTGAGCGTGCCCTGGAGACGTCCCGCCGGGAACTCGTCGCCTGGATCTCCCACGATCTGCGCACTCCGCTTGCGGGGCTGCGGGCCATGGCGGAGGCCCTGGAGGACGGCATGGCCGCCGACCCCGCCCGCTATCACCGACAGATGCGCACCGAGGTCGAGCGCCTGACCGCCATGGTCACCGACCTCTTCGAACTCTCCCGCATCCACGCCGGCGCCCTGACCCTCAGCCCGAGCCGCATGTCCGTGTACGACCTGGTCGACGACGCCCTGAGCGGCGCCGACCCGGTCGCGCGCGAACACGGCGTGCGCCTGGTGGGGGAGGAGGTCGCGGCGATCCCCGTCGAGGTGGACGGCAGGGAGATGGCCCGGGTCCTGGCGAACCTCCTCGTCAACGCCATCCGCCACACGCCGGCCGACGGCACCGTGGCAGTGGCGGCCGAACGCCGAGAGGACGCCGTCGTCCTGTCCGTCACCGACGGCTGCGGCGGCATCCCCGACAAGGACCTCACCCGCGTCTTCGACACCGGCTGGCGCGGCACCGAGGCCCGCACCCCGCCGGCCGGCGCCGGCCTCGGCCTCGCCATCGTCCGCGGCATCGTCGAGGCCCACGCCGGCCGCGCCGAGGTCCGCAACGTCCCCGGAGGCTGCCGCTTCGAGGTCACCCTGCCGGCGGCGGGCTGA
- a CDS encoding FAD-binding oxidoreductase produces MTQLTDHAVGSLRGRIRGDVLGPEHPEYDTARSVANGAIDHRPALLVRCIDPPDVATALSFARDEHLEVSVRCGGHNPAGAAVCPDGLVVDLTAMHTVTVDPEARTARCGGGATLAQLDAATQTHGLAVPAGTISHTGVGGLTLGGGMGWLTRRHGLTIDNLLGAEVVLANGTLVHASAEENPDLFWALRGGGGNFGVVTAFDFGLHAVGPEVHVGVFFWDMSVGREAMELIREVVPALPPKHSALVGIGLSAPPEPFVPVEHHGKLGHALIIGGFGSAEEHAAAAALLDDGPPRLFEMRTPLPYTQLQSMLDDSSPYGILDYEKGLPVTELTDDVIALLNEYLRRKTSPLTFCPTFRLDGAFTEVDEDATAYGSPREPGYMMALTALTSAPEELVADTAWVRALWTELLPHAVGPGGYVNFMTEIEEDRVRASYGPEKYQRLARIKSKYDPENVFHRNANVTPAAA; encoded by the coding sequence ATGACCCAGCTCACCGATCATGCCGTCGGCTCGCTCAGGGGCCGGATCAGGGGAGACGTCCTCGGGCCGGAGCATCCTGAGTACGACACCGCCCGCTCCGTGGCCAACGGAGCCATCGACCACCGCCCCGCCCTGCTGGTCCGCTGCATCGACCCCCCGGATGTCGCCACCGCGCTGTCCTTCGCCCGTGACGAGCACCTCGAGGTGTCGGTGCGCTGCGGAGGGCACAACCCGGCGGGTGCCGCCGTCTGCCCCGACGGGCTGGTCGTCGACCTGACCGCGATGCACACCGTCACGGTCGACCCCGAGGCCCGCACCGCCCGCTGCGGCGGCGGAGCCACCCTCGCCCAGCTCGACGCCGCCACCCAGACGCACGGCCTCGCCGTGCCGGCCGGCACCATCAGCCACACGGGCGTCGGCGGCCTGACCCTCGGCGGTGGCATGGGCTGGCTCACCCGCCGCCACGGCCTGACCATCGACAACCTGCTGGGCGCCGAGGTCGTGCTGGCCAACGGCACCCTGGTGCACGCGTCGGCCGAGGAGAACCCGGACCTGTTCTGGGCGCTGCGCGGCGGCGGTGGGAACTTCGGGGTGGTCACGGCCTTCGACTTCGGGCTGCACGCGGTGGGGCCCGAGGTGCACGTCGGTGTCTTCTTCTGGGACATGTCGGTGGGCCGCGAGGCGATGGAGCTGATCCGCGAGGTGGTTCCGGCGCTGCCGCCGAAGCACAGTGCGCTGGTCGGCATCGGGCTGAGCGCCCCGCCGGAGCCCTTCGTACCGGTCGAGCACCACGGCAAGCTCGGCCACGCACTGATCATCGGAGGCTTCGGCAGCGCTGAGGAGCACGCCGCCGCGGCCGCCCTGCTGGACGATGGGCCGCCGAGGCTCTTCGAGATGCGGACCCCGCTGCCGTACACCCAACTGCAGAGCATGCTCGACGACTCCTCGCCGTACGGGATCCTCGACTACGAGAAGGGGCTCCCCGTCACGGAGTTGACCGACGACGTGATCGCGCTGCTGAACGAGTACCTGCGGCGCAAGACCTCGCCGCTGACCTTCTGCCCGACCTTCCGGCTGGACGGCGCCTTCACCGAGGTCGACGAGGACGCCACGGCCTACGGAAGCCCGCGCGAACCCGGCTACATGATGGCCCTCACCGCCCTCACCTCCGCCCCGGAGGAGCTGGTGGCCGACACCGCCTGGGTCAGGGCGCTGTGGACCGAGCTGCTGCCGCACGCGGTCGGCCCCGGTGGCTACGTCAACTTCATGACCGAGATCGAGGAGGACCGCGTCCGGGCGTCCTACGGGCCGGAGAAGTACCAGCGGCTGGCCCGGATCAAGTCCAAGTACGACCCGGAGAACGTCTTCCACCGGAACGCCAACGTCACCCCCGCCGCAGCCTGA
- a CDS encoding NAD(P)-dependent oxidoreductase — MRVLVTGGAGFIGSHIVNALMRAGHEPVVLDALLPGAHHVTPEVAAVEFLHADVRDPRAVGAALHGVDAVCHQAAMVGLGKDFADAPEYVGCNDLGTAVLLTAMADLGVRRLVLAGSMVVYGEGRYECPAHGAVRPGARHPEDLASGRFEPRCPVCDAELAPGLVGEDAPADPRNVYATTKLAQEHLAAAWARAVGGTAVSLRYHNVYGPGMPRDTPYAGVASLFRSALARGEAPRVFEDGGQRRDFVHVRDVAAANLVALEAGDGLPVGALTAYNTGSGEPHTVGEMATALARACGGPEPVVTGEYRLGDVRHVTADSALLRKDLGWRPAVGFAEGMTEFARAEQRAPAALG, encoded by the coding sequence ATGCGTGTACTTGTCACGGGAGGAGCCGGATTCATCGGCTCACACATCGTCAATGCCCTCATGAGGGCCGGGCACGAGCCGGTGGTTCTCGACGCCCTGCTGCCCGGCGCACACCACGTGACGCCCGAGGTCGCGGCCGTCGAGTTCCTCCATGCGGACGTCCGGGATCCCCGGGCGGTCGGCGCCGCCCTGCACGGTGTCGACGCGGTGTGCCACCAGGCCGCCATGGTCGGTCTCGGCAAGGACTTCGCCGACGCCCCGGAGTACGTGGGCTGCAACGACCTCGGCACGGCCGTCCTGCTCACCGCCATGGCGGACCTCGGCGTACGGCGACTCGTCCTCGCCGGATCGATGGTCGTGTACGGGGAAGGGCGGTACGAGTGCCCCGCGCACGGCGCCGTACGGCCCGGCGCCCGCCACCCCGAGGACCTCGCCTCGGGCCGCTTCGAGCCGCGCTGCCCCGTCTGCGACGCGGAACTCGCCCCGGGTCTGGTCGGCGAGGACGCGCCCGCGGACCCCCGGAACGTGTACGCCACGACGAAGCTCGCCCAGGAGCACCTGGCGGCCGCATGGGCTCGTGCGGTGGGGGGCACGGCGGTCTCGCTGCGCTACCACAACGTGTACGGGCCCGGGATGCCCCGCGACACCCCGTACGCCGGCGTGGCCTCCCTCTTCCGCTCGGCCCTCGCCCGGGGCGAGGCGCCCCGGGTGTTCGAGGACGGGGGTCAGCGGCGGGACTTCGTGCACGTACGGGACGTGGCGGCGGCCAACCTGGTCGCGCTGGAGGCCGGGGACGGGCTGCCGGTCGGCGCGCTCACCGCGTACAACACCGGCAGCGGCGAACCGCACACCGTCGGCGAGATGGCTACCGCCCTGGCCCGGGCGTGTGGGGGTCCCGAGCCCGTGGTCACGGGCGAGTACCGGCTGGGCGACGTCCGGCACGTCACCGCCGACTCCGCCCTGCTGCGGAAGGACCTGGGCTGGCGGCCCGCGGTCGGCTTCGCCGAGGGCATGACGGAGTTCGCCCGTGCCGAACAACGGGCCCCGGCGGCCTTGGGGTGA
- a CDS encoding response regulator transcription factor yields MSEHSAPPPPARILVVDDDPTVAEVVTGYLDRSGFAVEHAADGPDALLRAGARRPDLVVLDLMLPGLDGLEVCRRLRETGAVPVIMLTARGDEEDRITGLEVGADDYVTKPFSPRELVLRVESVLRRSRAATGPTAPRTVLRAAGLAVDPVTRRATRGGRELALTLREFDLLAHFLEHPGKAHAREELMKQVWGWDFGDLSTVTVHVRRLRAKIEDDPAQPRLIQTVWGVGYRFEPRQGGGAA; encoded by the coding sequence ATGAGTGAGCACAGCGCCCCGCCGCCCCCGGCCCGGATCCTGGTGGTGGACGACGATCCGACCGTGGCCGAGGTGGTGACCGGATACCTCGACAGGTCCGGCTTCGCCGTGGAGCACGCGGCCGACGGTCCCGACGCCCTGCTGCGGGCCGGGGCGCGGCGGCCGGACCTCGTCGTGCTCGACCTGATGCTGCCCGGTCTGGACGGTCTGGAGGTGTGCCGGCGACTCCGGGAGACCGGGGCCGTGCCGGTGATCATGCTCACCGCACGGGGCGACGAGGAGGACCGGATCACGGGCCTGGAGGTGGGCGCCGACGACTACGTCACGAAGCCGTTCAGCCCGCGCGAGCTCGTGCTGCGCGTCGAGTCCGTACTCCGCCGCAGCCGAGCGGCCACCGGTCCGACGGCACCGCGGACGGTCCTGCGCGCCGCCGGTCTCGCCGTCGACCCGGTCACCCGGAGGGCCACGCGTGGGGGTCGTGAACTGGCCCTCACCTTGCGCGAGTTCGACCTCCTGGCGCATTTCCTGGAGCACCCCGGCAAGGCGCACGCCAGGGAGGAGCTGATGAAGCAGGTGTGGGGTTGGGACTTCGGTGACCTGTCCACGGTCACGGTCCACGTCCGGCGGCTGCGCGCCAAGATCGAGGACGACCCGGCGCAGCCCCGGCTCATCCAGACCGTATGGGGCGTCGGATACCGCTTCGAGCCCCGGCAGGGCGGGGGAGCGGCATGA